The genome window GGCGGAAACGGCGGCAAACCGTATTTGCAAGGTGCTCAAGGTTAACCAGGAGAATGAGCGTCTTATGGAGGAGTACGAGCGTCTGGCCAGCGATGTAAGTATACTACAATATATAAGCACTCCATCTAGTGATCAATCGTTATAAATTATCAATAGTTGTAACGTTCACTCGTTCTAGTGATCAACTGTTCTATCGATCAATCGTTTGAATTATAATTGAACACTCTTTTTACCGATTACTCATTCTGACGATCAAGTACTTTAACGATTACTCGTTCTGACGATCACTCGCTATAAATGATCTATCGTTTCAATGATTCCTCGAAATTAATGATCACTCGTTCTAACGAGCAATTGTTTCAATGATTACTCGTTCTAGCCATTAATCTTCCAAAAGATCACTCGTTGTAAATGATTATGCGATCTAGCGATTAATCGTTCAAATGATCACTAGTAATGATCACTCGTTAATAATCACTCGTTCTAACGAGCAATTGTTTTAATGATTACTCGTTTTAGCCATCAATCTTCGAAAAGATCACTCGTTAATGATCACTCGTTCTAACGATTACTTGTTCTAACGATCAATCGGCAAATGATCACTCGTGTCATAGGATCACTCGATCAAACAATTAATAGTTGAAATGATCACACGAAATTACGATAAATGATCACTCTCTGTAACTGATAACTCGTTACGCGATCACTCGTTATCAATGTTGACTCAGCCTAATGATTACTTTTGCTCTTAACTCGCCGGTTTAGCTGCTGGAATGGATTCGTCGCACGATGCCGTGGCTCAACTCCCGTCAGGCGGATAACTCGTTGGCCGGAGTACAGAAGAAGCTCGAGGAGTACCGCACGTACCGTCGCAAGCACAAGCCACCACGTGTTGAGCAGAAAGCAAAACTCGAAACAAACTTTAACACGCTGCAGACGAAACTGCGTCTGTCCAACCGTCCAGCCTACTTGCCCACCGAGGGCAAGACAGTGTCTGACATCTCAAATTCATGGAAGGGCCTGGAGCTCGCCGAGAAGGCGTTTGAGGAATGGCTACTGGCTGAGACCATGCGCCTGGAGCGTCTCGAACATTTGGCCCAGAAGTTCAAGCATAAGGTAGGACACCCCCAAACGTTCAATCGCTCAATCTGATCTAAACCGATCTCAAtaatgattcattaaaatgtagGCCGATGCCCATGAAGATTGGACACGTGGCAAGGAGGAGATGCTACAGTCCCAGGACTTCCGTCAATGCAAGCTGAACGAGCTAAAGGCCCTCAAGAAGAAACACGAAGCCTTTGAGTCTGATCTGGCTGCCCACCAAGATCGCGTCGAACAAATTGCCGCCATTGCCCAGGAGCTGAAGTGAGTTGAGCTCTCACCTCTGGCATTCCCATTTCCTAAACCTCCTTCCCCAGTGAATCTCTATCAATTGTATAtccaattataattatttttttaatgcttgcCTCGACGCTCGATCTGCTGGGCAACAACGCAAAGTGTGAGGTTAGGTTATGTGTACgatcatatagctttcatcAGATCATAGATCATCGATCATAGATCACAGATTATAGATCATAGATTTGGCAGGTGTACTATacactttattttaatcttgCAATAATCATCATTATGTCAGAGATATGCTCATATTTGGTTGTACGATCATATGGCTTTCATCAGATCATAAAATATCATCTAGATCATGCAATGATCATCATTATGTCAGGGATATGAtcatatatgtttgtatgatCATATAGTTTTCATCAGATCATAGATCATCGATCATAGATCACAGATTATAGATCATAGATATGGCAGGTGTATTTTacactttattttaatctggCAATGATCGTCATATGGCTTTCATCAGatcataaaatattatctAGATCATGCAATGATCATCATTATGTCAGAGATATGATTTAATATGATCGTATgatcatatagctttcatcAGATCATAGATCATGGATCATAGATCACAGATTATAGATCATCGATTTGGCAGGTGTATTAATACACTAttcaatatcattttaatcttGCAATGATCATCATTATGTCAGAGATATGATCATAAATGATCGTAAGATCATATAGATTTCATCAGATCACAGATCATCAATTTTCCAGTTGTATCaacactttattaaatatcatttcaaTCCTGCAATGATCTTCATTGATACACAGTTTCAGTTGTAAGAAGAAACGTCTGTAATTATCACTTAACATCCGGTTTCTCCTTCTGTCTTTGATCTTGAAGCACTCTGGAGTACCACGACTGTGTGTCGGTGAATGCGCGTTGCCAGCGCATTTGCGACCAGTGGGATCGCTTGGGTGCACTCACTCAGCGCCGTCGCACTGCATTGGATGAGGCGGAGCGCATTCTGGAGAAGATCGACATCTTGCATTTGGAGTTTGCGAAGCGTGCGGCGCCATTCAATAACTGGTTGGACGGCACACGCGAGGATTTGGTGGATATGTTCATAGTGCACACCATGGAGGAGATTCAGGGCCTGATCCAGGCGCACGATCAGTTCAAGGCGACACTCGGCGAGGCCGACAAAGAGTTCAATCTGATTGTGAACCTGGTCCGTGAGGTTGAGTCGATTGTCAAGCAGCACCAGATACCCGGTGGCCTGGAGAATCCCTATACCACTCTGACCGCCCACGACATGACACGCAAGTGGACCGATGTCCGCCAATTGGTGCCACAGCGTGACCAGACGCTGGCCAACGAGCTGCGCAAGCAGCAGAACAACGAGATGCTCCGTCGCCAGTTTGCCGAGAAGGCCAATGTGGTCGGTCCTTGGATCGAGCGTCAGATGGATGCCGTCACAGCGATAGGCATGGGAATGCAGGGCTCGCTGGAGGATCAGCTGCATCGCCTCAAGGAGTACGAGCAGGCGGTGTACGCATACAAGCCAAACATTGAGGAGCTGGAGAAGATCCACCAGGCCGTGCAGGAGTCGATGATCTTTGAGAACCGCTACACGAACTACACGATGGAGACGCTGCGCGTCGGCTGGGAGCAACTGCTCACCTCGATCAATCGAAACATCAACGAGGTGGAGAACCAGATACTGACACGCGAC of Drosophila innubila isolate TH190305 chromosome X, UK_Dinn_1.0, whole genome shotgun sequence contains these proteins:
- the LOC117794284 gene encoding alpha-actinin, sarcomeric isoform X1; this encodes MMMENGISMEYGDGYMEQEEEWEREGLLDPAWEKQQKKTFTAWCNSHLRKAGTGIDNIEEDFRNGLKLMLLLEVISGETLPKPDRGKMRFHKIANVNKALDFIASKGVHLVSIGAEEIVDGNLKMTLGMIWTIILRFAIQDISVEEMTAKEGLLLWCQRKTAPYKNVNVQNFHLSFKDGLAFCALIHRHRPDLIDYAKLSKDNPLENLNTAFDVAEKYLDIPRMLDPDDLINTPKPDERAIMTYVSCYYHAFQGAQQVGNVTHVPEPTRQYTYVPNNYNAETAANRICKVLKVNQENERLMEEYERLASDLLEWIRRTMPWLNSRQADNSLAGVQKKLEEYRTYRRKHKPPRVEQKAKLETNFNTLQTKLRLSNRPAYLPTEGKTVSDISNSWKGLELAEKAFEEWLLAETMRLERLEHLAQKFKHKADAHEDWTRGKEEMLQSQDFRQCKLNELKALKKKHEAFESDLAAHQDRVEQIAAIAQELNTLEYHDCVSVNARCQRICDQWDRLGALTQRRRTALDEAERILEKIDILHLEFAKRAAPFNNWLDGTREDLVDMFIVHTMEEIQGLIQAHDQFKATLGEADKEFNLIVNLVREVESIVKQHQIPGGLENPYTTLTAHDMTRKWTDVRQLVPQRDQTLANELRKQQNNEMLRRQFAEKANVVGPWIERQMDAVTAIGMGMQGSLEDQLHRLKEYEQAVYAYKPNIEELEKIHQAVQESMIFENRYTNYTMETLRVGWEQLLTSINRNINEVENQILTRDSKGISQEQLNEFRSSFNHFDKNRTGRLSPEEFKSCLVSLGYSIGKDRQGDMDFQRILAVVDPNNTGYVHFDAFLDFMTRESTDTDTAEQVIDSFRILAADKPYILPDELRRELPPDQAEYCIQRMPPYKGPNGVPGALDYMSFSTALYGETDL
- the LOC117794284 gene encoding alpha-actinin, sarcomeric isoform X2 → MMMENGISMEYGDGYMEQEEEWEREGLLDPAWEKQQKKTFTAWCNSHLRKAGTGIDNIEEDFRNGLKLMLLLEVISGETLPKPDRGKMRFHKIANVNKALDFIASKGVHLVSIGAEEIVDGNLKMTLGMIWTIILRFAIQDISVEEMTAKEGLLLWCQRKTAPYKNVNVQNFHLSFKDGLAFCALIHRHRPDLIDYAKLSKDNPLENLNTAFDVAEKYLDIPRMLDPDDLINTPKPDERAIMTYVSCYYHAFQGAQQAETAANRICKVLKVNQENERLMEEYERLASDLLEWIRRTMPWLNSRQADNSLAGVQKKLEEYRTYRRKHKPPRVEQKAKLETNFNTLQTKLRLSNRPAYLPTEGKTVSDISNSWKGLELAEKAFEEWLLAETMRLERLEHLAQKFKHKADAHEDWTRGKEEMLQSQDFRQCKLNELKALKKKHEAFESDLAAHQDRVEQIAAIAQELNTLEYHDCVSVNARCQRICDQWDRLGALTQRRRTALDEAERILEKIDILHLEFAKRAAPFNNWLDGTREDLVDMFIVHTMEEIQGLIQAHDQFKATLGEADKEFNLIVNLVREVESIVKQHQIPGGLENPYTTLTAHDMTRKWTDVRQLVPQRDQTLANELRKQQNNEMLRRQFAEKANVVGPWIERQMDAVTAIGMGMQGSLEDQLHRLKEYEQAVYAYKPNIEELEKIHQAVQESMIFENRYTNYTMETLRVGWEQLLTSINRNINEVENQILTRDSKGISQEQLNEFRSSFNHFDKNRTGRLSPEEFKSCLVSLGYSIGKDRQGDMDFQRILAVVDPNNTGYVHFDAFLDFMTRESTDTDTAEQVIDSFRILAADKPYILPDELRRELPPDQAEYCIQRMPPYKGPNGVPGALDYMSFSTALYGETDL
- the LOC117794284 gene encoding alpha-actinin, sarcomeric isoform X3; translation: MMMENGISMEYGDGYMEQEEEWEREGLLDPAWEKQQKKTFTAWCNSHLRKAGTGIDNIEEDFRNGLKLMLLLEVISGETLPKPDRGKMRFHKIANVNKALDFIASKGVHLVSIGAEEIVDGNLKMTLGMIWTIILRFAIQDISVEEMTAKEGLLLWCQRKTAPYKNVNVQNFHLSFKDGLAFCALIHRHRPDLIDYAKLSKDNPLENLNTAFDVAEKYLDIPRMLDPDDLQNTALPDERAVMTYVSSYYHCFSGAQKAETAANRICKVLKVNQENERLMEEYERLASDLLEWIRRTMPWLNSRQADNSLAGVQKKLEEYRTYRRKHKPPRVEQKAKLETNFNTLQTKLRLSNRPAYLPTEGKTVSDISNSWKGLELAEKAFEEWLLAETMRLERLEHLAQKFKHKADAHEDWTRGKEEMLQSQDFRQCKLNELKALKKKHEAFESDLAAHQDRVEQIAAIAQELNTLEYHDCVSVNARCQRICDQWDRLGALTQRRRTALDEAERILEKIDILHLEFAKRAAPFNNWLDGTREDLVDMFIVHTMEEIQGLIQAHDQFKATLGEADKEFNLIVNLVREVESIVKQHQIPGGLENPYTTLTAHDMTRKWTDVRQLVPQRDQTLANELRKQQNNEMLRRQFAEKANVVGPWIERQMDAVTAIGMGMQGSLEDQLHRLKEYEQAVYAYKPNIEELEKIHQAVQESMIFENRYTNYTMETLRVGWEQLLTSINRNINEVENQILTRDSKGISQEQLNEFRSSFNHFDKNRTGRLSPEEFKSCLVSLGYSIGKDRQGDMDFQRILAVVDPNNTGYVHFDAFLDFMTRESTDTDTAEQVIDSFRILAADKPYILPDELRRELPPDQAEYCIQRMPPYKGPNGVPGALDYMSFSTALYGETDL